A section of the Hevea brasiliensis isolate MT/VB/25A 57/8 chromosome 17, ASM3005281v1, whole genome shotgun sequence genome encodes:
- the LOC110669120 gene encoding uncharacterized protein LOC110669120 — translation MAATSSRRSSSGPVIRSVSPSGRFHLPHSPTSNAFASSTSSFASRSSTLFSGYHQYHRSASPTRVNLYGNSPSAPSVRISLDRPISPNRSISTINTPRGQQVVREPRTTKRTCMCSPTTHPGSFRCSLHKNMNNSHSAPNCSPNTRLNARRSAMTNSLVRICGVEGDLVKRALSALIRPSSHQQRRRAAFQSRPSRLSVMSKAEDL, via the coding sequence ATGGCGGCAACTTCTTCTAGAAGATCCTCGAGCGGACCGGTCATCCGATCGGTTTCTCCGTCAGGCAGATTCCACCTTCCTCACTCTCCTACTTCAAATGCTTTCGCTTCTTCCACCTCCAGCTTCGCCTCTCGCTCCTCTACCTTATTTTCTGGGTACCACCAATACCACAGATCTGCATCCCCAACTCGTGTTAACTTGTACGGAAACTCTCCGTCTGCCCCTTCTGTACGTATCTCACTTGATCGTCCGATCTCCCCCAATCGCTCCATCTCCACCATCAATACTCCTCGCGGCCAACAAGTCGTCAGGGAGCCTAGAACTACCAAGAGAACTTGTATGTGCTCGCCTACGACGCACCCGGGGTCCTTCCGTTGCAGCCTCCACAAGAACATGAACAATTCACACTCCGCCCCCAATTGCTCGCCTAATACTCGCTTAAACGCGCGCAGATCGGCGATGACTAACTCGTTGGTGAGAATCTGTGGAGTGGAGGGTGATTTGGTCAAGAGAGCTTTGTCAGCTTTGATTCGGCCGTCTTCACACCAGCAAAGGCGGCGCGCAGCTTTCCAGTCTCGACCGAGTCGGCTCTCTGTCATGAGCAAAGCCGAAGATTTGTGA
- the LOC110669117 gene encoding uncharacterized protein LOC110669117 produces the protein MASKSAPSDSKSYVQHTAAQGRICLCSPTTHPGSFRCSLHRNFHRVPSRSTVSGVSSKKWELAVIAKANSMKAFLLQIVKPSSHDLQRRRNFRPRPTRFCVMNANTDGVAVS, from the coding sequence ATGGCATCTAAAAGTGCACCTTCAGATTCAAAGTCATATGTGCAACACACTGCAGCACAAGGCAGGATATGTCTATGCTCCCCCACCACGCATCCTGGATCATTCAGATGTAGCCTGCACAGGAATTTCCATAGGGTTCCCAGTAGATCAACGGTTAGCGGGGTTTCATCAAAAAAGTGGGAATTGGCTGTGATTGCTAAAGCAAATTCAATGAAGGCCTTTCTGCTTCAGATTGTCAAGCCTTCTAGTCATGATCTTCAAAGAAGGAGGAATTTTCGCCCCAGGCCTACCAGGTTTTGCGTAATGAATGCCAATACAGATGGGGTTGCAGTTTCTTGA